Proteins found in one Plasmodium knowlesi strain H genome assembly, chromosome: 12 genomic segment:
- a CDS encoding calcium-dependent protein kinase 5, putative yields the protein MKEKKAEEVIPCRKEARPKKSEKTEEDMKGATKSTLADSDEDYSIITLCTKCLSKKTEENKNKIILHSKAFKDNKGKGRCSVSSCTDPLSHHLNLSPYFDRSQIVQEVILMDNDELTDVYELDRYKLGKGSYGNVVKAVNKKTGQQRAIKIIEKKKIHNVERLKREILIMKQMDHPNIIKLYEVYEDTDKLYLVMELCNGGELFDKIVKHGSFSEYEAYKIMRQIFSALYYCHSKNIMHRDLKPENILYVDNSDDSKIQIIDWGFASKCMNNHNLKSVVGTPYYIAPEILKGKYDKRCDIWSSGVIMYILLCGYPPFNGKNNDEILKKVKKGDFVFDSNYWSRVSDDAKDLICECLNYNYKERIDVEGVLNHRWFRKFKTNNIVINKTLNRVLIEKFKEFHKLCKIKKLAVTCVAYQLNEKDIGKLKKTFEAFDHNGDGVLTISEIFQCLKLNDNELDTELYFLLKQLDTDGNGLIDYTEFLAACLDHSIFQQDVICRNAFNVFDLDGDGVITKEELFNILSFSAVQVSFSKEIIENLIKEVDANNDGFIDYDEFYKMMTGAK from the coding sequence atgaaggagaagaaagcgGAAGAGGTCATCCCGTGCCGAAAGGAGGCGCGTCCAAAGAAGAGCGAAAAAACGGAGGAGGACATGAAGGGAGCCACGAAAAGCACACTGGCCGACAGCGACGAGGACTACTCCATCATCACGCTGTGCACAAAGTGTCTGTCCAAAAAGacggaggaaaataaaaataaaattatcctTCACAGTAAGGCATTCAAGGAtaacaaaggaaaaggcaGATGTAGCGTTAGCAGTTGTACGGACCCCCTGTCTCACCACCTCAATCTTTCTCCCTATTTTGATAGATCACAAATTGTACAGGAAGTTATCCTAATGGATAACGACGAGCTCACAGATGTATACGAGTTGGATAGATATAAACTGGGAAAGGGATCGTATGGAAATGTAGTGAAAGCAGTTAATAAGAAAACAGGACAACAAAGAGCaataaaaattatcgaaaagaaaaaaattcacaacgTTGAGAGACTAAAGAGGGAAATTTTAATAATGAAACAAATGGATCATCCAAATATAATAAAGCTGTACGAAGTGTATGAAGATACAGACAAATTGTATCTAGTTATGGAGCTCTGTAATGGGGGGGAGTTGTTCgataaaattgtaaaacaTGGGAGCTTCTCCGAATATGAGGCTTACAAAATTATGAGGCAAATTTTCTCCGCCCTGTATTATTGTCatagcaaaaatatcatgCACAGAGATTTAAAACCcgaaaatattttgtacGTGGACAATTCTGATGACTCCAAGATTCAAATTATCGACTGGGGCTTTGCTAGCAAATGCATGAACAACCACAATTTGAAGTCGGTTGTCGGAACTCCTTATTACATCGCTCCTGAAATTCTAAAAGGGAAGTATGACAAACGATGTGACATCTGGAGCAGTGGAGTAATCATGTACATTTTACTCTGTGGCTACCCACCctttaatggaaaaaataatgatgaaattttgaaaaaagttaaaaagggAGACTTTGTTTTCGACTCAAATTACTGGTCTCGAGTGAGTGATGACGCAAAGGATCTCATTTGTGAATGTCTCAATTACAATTACAAAGAAAGGATAGATGTAGAGGGGGTTCTAAATCACAGGTGGTTCAGAAAGTTTAAAACGAATAATATAGTAATCAATAAAACTCTGAACAGAGTCCTCATCGAGAAATTTAAAGAGTTTCACAAAttgtgcaaaataaaaaagctaGCTGTTACTTGTGTAGCTTATCAGCTAAACGAAAAAGATATTgggaaactgaaaaaaacgTTTGAAGCTTTTGATCATAACGGAGATGGAGTGTTGACAATATCAGAAATATTTCAGTGTTTGAAACTGAATGATAATGAGTTAGACACGGAattgtattttcttctaaaGCAATTGGATACAGATGGAAATGGACTTATCGACTACACGGAGTTTTTAGCCGCTTGTCTGGACCACTCCATTTTTCAACAGGACGTCATTTGCAGAAACGCTTTTAATGTCTTTGACTTGGACGGAGACGGAGTCATCACAAAGGAGGAGCTATTCaacattctttctttcaGTGCTGTCCAGGTCTCCTTTAGTAAGGAAATCATTGAGAATCTAATCAAAGAGGTAGACGCGAACAACGACGGGTTCATCGACTACGacgaattttacaaaatgatgaCTGGGGCGAAGTAG
- a CDS encoding phosphoinositide-binding protein PH2, putative: MFDISSLIHFGNSNAVKVSISGELYVYMSKRRQNGKEFSSPLMYLHADDAGKNKDNASTILLNNYTDDYKWVKCFCFVKSNFLYVYRVRGDYRPCIIFLLEGSEVQVVDYYFALKNKIIQETKDLQLGENQDIIHIKAAPVGVGHTYTFYSTDKGVIKKWTRSLRNANFSAINNNAKFICEENEDMKLSMENMKQLSDIELRNKDIEISGLQERINSLKADIENIRMKNKRLQIAADVNIKSADELLQKKITEIEFIHGEMERKMEEIEQLKDKLRSTTTESEKKSKLVNELREERNHLEKKLKDIMATYEEAFTEPEKITLVNFNTNERYQKLVVSHKHLKEDINKMNERFYKLENEYKEKIKTIKEVVEIGDIFDYLHKLIILCQTKIKFYEQCYKYSEEQQKEITNLIAYMIKETKLSEANARVCYITHRSRILEERLLHYITMKQPSDYFHFACTTLRRLSWVFGEIEVLKPMKVSDQCEQEYPLYSYVDDMNTIPMREKIYFNEGLEGRSSYQIVNDVDVYSIPVKMCPYEDKLLTENKYNYIKIKLNDLKKDFNILKRKNKPQGRNVLSDLQWTEIKRNAYERMEKNMIILDMQMSARRGEVATEAAARKERAS, from the exons ATGTTCGACATCAGCTCGCTGATACACTTCGGAAACAGTAATGCGGTGAAAGTTAGCATCTCAGGGGAGCTATACGTGTACATGTCCAAGAGGAGACAAAACGGAAAGGagttttcctcccccctcatGTACCTCCATGCGGATGACgcgggaaaaaataaggacaATGCTTCAACCATTCTTTTGAACAACTATACTGACGATTACAAGTGGGTAAAATGTTTTTGTTTCGTTAAgtccaattttttatatgtatacagaGTGCGGGGGGATTACCGGCCGTGTATTATTTTCCTATTAGAAGGGAGCGAAGTGCAGGTCGTCGATTATTACTTTGCCCTAAAAAATAAG ATAATTCAAGAAACGAAGGATCTGCAGCTGGGGGAAAACCAAGACATCATTCACATCAAAGCGGCACCAGTCGGAGTCGGCCATACGTACACGTTTTATTCTACGGATAAGggagtgataaaaaaatggacgaggTCTCTGAGGAATGCGAACTTTTCCGCCATCAATAACAATGCCAAATTTATAtgcgaagaaaatgaagacatGAAACTCAGcatggaaaatatgaagcAGCTTAGCGACATAGAGCTGAGGAATAAGGACATCGAAATATCTGGTCTACAGGAAAGGATAAACAGCCTAAAG GCTGACATAGAGAACATCCGGATGAAGAACAAGCGTCTACAGATAGCAGCTGATGTTAATATAAAAAGCGCGGATGAActactccaaaaaaaaattaccgaAATTGAGTTCATACACGGcgaaatggagagaaaaatggaag AAATCGAACAGCTGAAAGATAAATTAAGAAGCACAACTACAGAATCGGAGAAAAAGTCGAAACTGGTGAACGAACTCCGGGAGGAAAGAAACCATCTCGAGAAGAAGCTGAAGGATATCATGGCGACGTACGAAGAAGCCTTCACAGAACCAGAAAAAATAACTCTAGTCAATTTTAACACAAACGAAAGGTATCAAAAGTTAGTGGTGAGCCATAAACATCTGAAAGAAGacattaacaaaatgaacgaaaGATTTTACAAACTCGAAAATgaatataaggaaaaaattaaaacgaTAAAAGAGGTGGTAGAAATAGGAGATATCTTCGACTACCTGCACAAGCTAATTATCTTGTGCCAGACAAAAATCAAGTTTTACGAGCAATGCTATAAATACAGTGAGGAACAACAGAAGGAGATAACCAATCTGATAGCATACATGATTAAGGAAACGAAACTTTCGGAGGCCAACGCAAGAGTATGCTACATTACCCATAGATCAAGAATACTAGAGGAGAGATTACTCCATTACATCACTATGAAGCAACCATCTGATTATTTCCACTTCGCATGCACCACCTTGAGACGACTAAGTTGGGTGTTTGGTGAAATAGAAGTGTTAAAACCTATGAAAGTCAGTGATCAGTGTGAGCAGGAGTACCCCCTATATTCTTACGTGGACGACATGAACACAATTCCGATGAGAGAGAAAATATACTTCAATGAAGGTTTAGAAGGAAGGTCCAGTTATCAAATAGTAAACGACGTGGATGTGTACTCAATCCCTGTGAAAATGTGTCCCTACGAGGATAAACTACtcacagaaaataaatacaactatataaaaataaagctaAATGATCTGAAGAAAGATTTTAACATTCTCAAGCGGAAGAACAAACCGCAAGGCAGAAACGTCTTATCCGACTTACAGTGGACAGAAATTAAGAGAAATGCCTACGAAcggatggagaaaaatatgatcaTTTTGGACATGCAGATGAGCGCGCGTCGAGGGGAGGTCGCAACGGAAGCGGCTGCGCGTAAAGAAAGAGCTAGCTAA
- a CDS encoding zinc finger protein, putative yields the protein MDEKDKYANHIRRKIIKFFNLKNEELDPSYIKSILNCKSYDLYGSIYLLNESFYENGRNEKCTLSTVKKFTQDLVDDRKKFISSNESDSIGRQTPEGVSYGKITNHGAIAGDGLTGNIVEGKTINSYFEEVFKREDVQTSRKERSKVIPKEDKHGKVFLNRDRVGKVKKVGQMEEDQKKDQPKGGTNDAISHGGEHPLDEAVRLEKVTKQKKTPTKGTKEKNNEREDHIPNGNKSNGVFSQKGKEKETQGKEPQRKGATKLEVVEHKHKEVRPTQLEDEQAESKMNSKEKAECDYFEFFNMKKNSYSLKTVINFIENEQAKGDEQDEYEKEEQKKEKKKKKNTHICTCNGRNHQVYANCLICGKIYCTKIKYRQCLFCGNILYDTSLINKLFTPTEDGDNANKKILTTMKDSNPFLYKNYFDPSNAFLKKAFNLRDKMLKNSVNEEHTKIIDDSIDWFEDDIKKEFDNPDVHFSNYDDEVKNEIIDKYYEIFGKKYGDINIDIDLVNMKITENKDHGKIKEFNDYLNERENEYRNEIALKKANGINPSNVHSYLANKERKNLNYIKDLRKLFFRDTSQKGGVPGSNTSTDAIAAGSIVPPTEQQENTNLQMRKASKKYKCHVLGESDEEYEQVT from the exons atggatgaaaaagatAAGTACGCAAACCATATAAGGAGGAAaatcataaaattttttaacctgaaaaatgaagaactcGATCCCAGTTACATTAAATCTATCCTCAACTGTAAGTCGTATGACTTGTATGGATCCATCTACCTCCTCAATGAATCGTTTTacgaaaatggaagaaatgaaaagtgcACCCTCAGCACGGTGAAAAAGTTTACCCAAGATTTGGTAGACGATAGGAAGAAGTTTATATCCTCTAATGAGAGCGACTCCATTGGTAGGCAAACACCGGAGGGGGTCTCATATGGGAAAATTACGAACCATGGCGCTATCGCAGGTGATGGGCTAACAGGCAATATTGTGGAAGGGAAAACCATCAACAGCTACTTCGAGGAGGtttttaaaagggaagacGTACAAACTAgtaggaaagaaagaagcaagGTGATTCCGAAGGAAGATAAACATGGAAAGGTCTTCCTTAATAGGGATCGCGttgggaaggtaaaaaaggtcggacaaatggaagaagaccAAAAGAAGGATCAGCCAAAGGGAGGCACGAACGATGCTATCTCCCATGGTGGAGAGCACCCCCTCGATGAGGCAGTAAGGCTCGAAAAGgtgacaaaacaaaaaaaaacaccaacaAAAGGgaccaaggagaaaaacaacgAACGGGAGGATCACATCCCGAATGGTAATAAGTCTAATGGGGTATTCtcccaaaagggaaaagaaaaagaaacacagGGGAAAGAACCCCAAAGGAAAGGTGCAACAAAATTGGAGGTGGTGGAGCATAAGCATAAAGAAGTGCGTCCCACGCAATTGGAGGACGAACAAGCAGAGTCCAAAATGAACTCGAAGGAGAAAGCAGAATGTGACTACTTCGAATTCTTCAACATGAAGAAAAACTCCTACTCATTAAAGACGGTTATAAATTTTATCGAAAATGAACAAGCCAAAGGTGATGAACAGGATGAgtacgaaaaggaagaacagaaaaaagaaaaaaagaaaaaaaaaaacactcatATTTGTACATGTAATGGAAGGAACCATCAGGTATATGCCAACTGCTTAATATGTGGGAAGATTTACTGcacgaaaataaaatatagaCAGTGCCTTTTTTGTGGTAACATCTTGTACGATACTTCTTTGATTAACAAGCTGTTTACCCCAACAGAGGATGGGGACAATGCCAACAAGAAAATCCTTACAACGATGAAAGACTCTAACCCCTTTCTCTACAAAAACTACTTTGATCCTAGTAATGCTTTTCTCAAGAAAG CTTTCAACCTGAGGGACAAAATGCTGAAAAATTCAGTCAACGAGGAACACACGAAAATAATAGACGACAGTATAGACTGGTTCGAGGATGACATCAAAAAGGAGTTTGATAACCCCGACgtacatttttccaattatgatgatgaagtgaaaaatgaaataatagaTAAGTACTACGAAATTTTCGGAAAGAAATATG GTGATATAAATATTGACATCGATCTGGTTAACATGAAAATAACGGAGAACAAAGACCACGGGAAGATTAAAGAGTTCAATGATTACCTGAACGAACGCGAAAATGAATACCGGAATGAGATAGCACTGAAGAAGGCCAATGGCATTAACCCCAGTAACGTGCACAGTTACTTGGCCAataaggagagaaaaaatttgaattaCATAAAAGATTTGCGCAAGTTATTTTTTCGGGACACTTCTCAGAAGGGAGGTGTTCCAGGGAGCAACACATCTACCGATGCCATTGCCGCGGGTAGTATAGTTCCACCTACAGAACAGCAGGAAAATACAAATTTACAAATGAGGAAGGCaagtaaaaaatacaaatgccATGTTCTCGGCGAAAGCGACGAGGAGTACGAACAGGTAACGTGA